In Vespula vulgaris chromosome 10, iyVesVulg1.1, whole genome shotgun sequence, the following are encoded in one genomic region:
- the LOC127066958 gene encoding protein KIAA0100 isoform X2: protein MTGLFAFFIVCFILYCNFTWVIPRFLAWLVKRKYKIHLRVGHISLPYFILRDVNVSKNGFTLQVEEISVRSSLFSSDVAKLLAVVMRDVRINKDVPIESNHHSKEASKLLDFRDKKVSPIIITFVQFMAVHIENLSLLALGNGWLANGSAESLSLDGSVVHGARTLLASATVSGGAMKLLRHASDACLSQITFAGTAEATLKAQGEISVEKLYVAVTQTEGSGGPGLMQFLRDRKSLTTGASCSNIDSKSTDNLLARLAPIIPKDFMLKIGNSSVIAGREDGGIIGLEGIMKGLQAIAKFQPHSPQLNFTVNLEGLSIRGKFPVVTLQSLLIDAKMEQDILQISVQLSSLLIFYDYKDWESILQSAQNEIPKPVDRVSLTRKLPWVEVKINTELYDSSLVIKLPDAPEASCGVAHMKFSLNTVLDEVEDCNTELIIESLFCALNGAVTNNLETSHCWGSPLSVGVLLATTRTNAIGIAVDALVTEWSLDLARFLEQAFKCCKKYIKPTKEKIKRSENTTQLNLKVTNCNVFFIAENELCIMMRLDAASMENNVKRLVAVAEGVSAITLNKYEPVVCQHAQALTHPFLAIRKCKCAVSSDIINISLDGTSIAWSPNLHLRLLLFWMESKDFRSLISKETLTNRDVGTQRKKRFIDLLATGGITVSIDISPKHFLELSSDQLRWVQGEWKLNYIRATLDMADIIMIEGFELVRVSNNEEVRLERQNNEGFFLEWNETWALNIESVKACFPYEHQFTEAIQNELFSIKRWLKDIHSTGSIKQTHLPCDLIIKIKEWIFEVSDDPFEVRLRDNYELLEDEYKESLKRQAMLDAKVQELCRAHLLLPQDKVEELYASLNKKNAEIYVQRWKQMQRTGPARTRLFAWSMLDLEILTLSDPSINGTENATKAIREMDPETPWPEDGLEFNTLWVRGISLKCAEWKLQLRDFPQPLLLVESLSIWGRLAGAEAVPLPRARRTVRIEIGPPWDDIVVERGMTSLKYYHDLNWDIDKFRYAFGPCWEPVIAQCNLSFEKIIHPSRDPSPPLPFWDKMRLALHGRITLCVKQLTVLLHGSLDPYNTTEEMELTWTGLELDWTQGKIIIKGDFDVYVRTASKYDDCRLLHLPNVRLSIKLAWVCLGDPRDHHAAIPCAPDRLPEYSSNQEHDSFRAFRSQNLNVSLSLETKPTGSPTLTSAPTALLYGSTLRWFENLKFILSGATRPTRKGPLFKNTRPRKKQLSRHYRKVRLTLAFHRFHVSYWMSFAMQRGFEVTGGKVACSSEHNLALHPIDDGFIHRPRAEWSVIYMNCELNDAEIWLKSALQEEEESTSLRQPVEKCYCLSVARVSYGREAMVTGVSGDNPTHRLAVHDLKGAWTKTNRDVAFALFDSFIKTQQLKKNLSTAALKGFHRESTSTPHKNRIRAVESQNTPTQTTPSTSSKPQQGEAAGMLQRLIAEAANKPVAFSDDLSVQTRGQQLRGLAACHQDDVLHKNWLIALVNSQVLLKGIETRGYVILSAAKAEILQRVHRPVWKERTLVSKTTWVGSLECMQYYATVSANIDDNIDDNIMWLTLDNIQEKDSTVIAGLPDVPALVGSGQSVGGVVSQTVGGAGGPQHQLQRIVSRCKCEFFYVGYGQALDVGSVDNIPPPPREEVSLWERKELSAADAFTLMHHDLDSLAEKKLPNDYKE, encoded by the exons atgactGGCTTATTTGCCTTTTTTATAGtctgttttatattatactgtaATTTTACTTG GGTAATTCCAAGATTTTTAGCATGgttagtaaaaagaaaatataaaatacatctaAGGGTTGGTCATATTTCTTTACCGTACTTTATTCTCCGTGATGTTAATGTATCCAAGAATGGCTTTACATTG CAAGTTGAAGAAATAAGTGTTCGTAGCAGTTTATTTAGCAGCGATGTAGCTAAATTGTTAGCAGTAGTTATGCGTGATGttagaattaataaagatGTTCCTATTGAATCTAACCATCATTCGAAAGAAGCAAGtaaattattagattttagagataaaaaagtttcACCAATAATCATAACATTTGTACAg TTTATGGCTGTACATATTGAAAATTTGAGTCTTCTTGCACTTGGTAATGGTTGGTTAGCTAATGGCAGTGCAGAAAGTCTCAGTTTAGATGGCAGCGTTGTACATGGAGCTCGTACTTTGCTAGCATCTGCTACAGTTTCTGGAGGAGCAATGAAACTATTAAGACATGCATCTGATGCTTGCTTATCGCAGATCACTTTTGCAGGTACAGCAGAAGCAACTCTTAAAGCTCAAGGAGAAATTTCAGTGGAG aAATTGTATGTTGCTGTGACACAAACAGAAGGTTCTGGAGGACCAGGTCTTATGCAATTtttaagagatagaaaatcatTAACAACTGGGGCTTCATGCTCTAACATAGATAGTAAATCTACTGATAATCTGCTGGCTAGATTAGCACCGATTATACCAAAG GACTTTATGTTGAAGATAGGAAATTCTTCTGTCATTGCAGGACGAGAAGATGGTGGTATTATTGGCTTAGAAGGTATAATGAAAGGATTGCAAGCTATAGCAAAATTTCAACCACATAGCCCTCAATTAAATTTCACTGTGAATTTAGAAGGCTTGTCCATTCGTGGAAAATTTCCTGTTGTTACTTTACAATCATTACTAATAGATGCAAAA ATGGAGCaagatattttacaaatatcagTTCAATTGAGTagtcttttaatcttttatgaTTACAAAGATTGGGAATCAATATTGCAAAGTGCACAAAACGAAATACCTAAACCTGTTGATCGCGTGTCCTTAACCAGAAAACTGCCATGGGTTGAAGTTAAGATAAATACTGAATTATATGACTCATCTTTGGTTATAAAGCTTCCAGATGCACCAGAAGCTTCTTGTGGAGTAGCACacatgaaattttctttgaatacaGTTCTAG ATGAAGTCGAAGATTGCAATACTGAATTGATAATTGAATCTTTATTTTGTGCTTTAAATGGAGCTGTTACAAATAATCTTGAAACATCTCATTGTTGGGGTAGCCCACTTTCAGTTGGCGTATTATTAGCAACAACTCGTACAAATGCTATAGGAATTGCTGTAGATGCTCTTGTAACAGAATGGAGTTTAGATCTCGCCCGGTTTCTTGAGCAAGCTTTCAA GTGttgtaaaaagtatataaaaccgacaaaagaaaaaattaaaagatcgGAAAATACCACTCAATTAAATCTGAAAGTTACAAATtgcaatgttttttttattgccGAAAATGAGTTATGCATTATGATGCGTCTTGACGCTGCAAGTATGGAGAATAATGTTAAACGACTTGTAGCAGTTGCTGAAGGAGTGAGTGCTATAActcttaataaatatgaacCAGTTGTTTGTCAACATGCACAAGCTTTAACTCATCCATTTTTGGCTATACGAAAATGTAAATGTGCTGTTAGTtcagatattataaatataagtcTTGATGGTACAAGCATAGCATGGAGCCCTAATTTACATTTACGTCTTTTACTATTTTGGATGGAATCTAAGGACTTTAGATCTCTTATATCCAAAGAAACATTAACGAACAGAGATGTAGGCACTCAACGAAAAAAGCgttttatagatttattaGCTACTGGAGGCATCACTGTTTCTATTGATATATCACCAAAGCACTTCTTGGAACTTTCTTCGGATCAACTACGTTGGGTACAGGGTGAATGGAAGCTTAATTATATCCGTGCGACATTAGATATGGCTGACATAATTATGATTGAAGGATTTGAATTAGTCAGAGTGTCTAACAATGAAGAAGTACGCTTAGAAAGACAAAATAATGAAGGATTTTTCTTAGAATGGAATGAAACTTGGGCCCTTAATATTGAATCAGTTAAAGCTTGTTTTCCTTATGAACATCAGTTCACTGAAGCTATACAAAATGAACTGTTTAGTATTAAGAGATGGTTAAAGGACATTCATTCAACAGGATCAATTAAACAAACACATTTGCCATGTGatctaattataaaa ATTAAAGAGTGGATTTTTGAAGTAAGCGATGATCCATTTGAAGTTCGATTACGGGATAATTATGAACTTTTAGAagatgaatataaagaaagtcTGAAACGTCAAGCGATGTTAGACGCCAAAGTACAAGAACTTTGTCGTGCTCACTTACTTCTCCCACAAGATAAAGTAGAAGAATTATATGCTAgtctgaataaaaaaaatgcagaaaTCTATGTACAGAGATGGAAACAAATGCAACGTACAGGACCGGCAAGAACAAGATTATTTGCTTGGTCTATGTTGGATTTAGAAATATTGACTTTATCTGATCCTTCTATAAATGGTACAGAAAATGCAACTAAAGCTATAAGAGAAATGGATCCAGAAACTCCTTGGCCCGAAGATGGCCTGGAGTTCAATACACTTTGGGTCAGAGGCATCAGTTTAAAATGTGCAGAATGGAAATTACAATTGCGAGATTTTCCCCAACCGCTGCTTTTAGTCGAAAGTCTTAGTATTTGGGGTCGATTAGCTGGCGCTGAAGCTGTACCATTACCTAGGGCTAGACGTACGGTACGAATTGAAATCGGACCACCATGGGATGATATTGTTGTAGAAAGAGGAATGACATCGCTAAAGTACTATCATGACCTTAATTGGGACATAGATAAATTCAGATATGCATTTGGTCCATGTTGGGAACCAGTTATAGCACAATGTAATCTTAGCTTTGAAAAGATAATCCATCCATCTCGAGATCCCAGTCCCCCATTGCCATTTTGGGATAAAATGAGATTAGCCCTTCATGGTAGAATAACTTTGTGTGTGAAACAATTAACTGTTTTATTACATGGCTCTTTAGATCCTTATAATACTACTGAAGAAATGGAATTAACATGGACGGGTCTAGAACTTGATTGGACACAAggcaaaattataattaaaggCGATTTTGATGTATACGTTCGCACAGCCAGCAAATACGATGATTGTAGATTACTACATTTACCTAATGTCAGATTAAGCATAAAATTAGCGTGGGTTTGTTTGGGTGATCCAAGAGATCACCATGCTGCAATACCTTGTGCTCCAGATAGATTACCGGAGTATTCTAGCAATCAAGAACACGATTCTTTCCGTGCATTTCGTTCACAAAATCTAAATGTTAGTTTATCTTTAGAAACTAAACCCACTGGATCTCCCACACTGACAAGTGCACCAACAGCCTTGCTTTATGGCAGTACTCTTAGATggtttgaaaatttaaaatttatattatcaggTGCGACAAGACCTACAAGAAAAGGTCCACTATTTAAGAATACTAGACCaaggaaaaaacaattaaGCAGGCACTACAGGAAAGTTAGATTAACATTAGCATTTCATCGTTTTCATGTAAGTTACTGGATGTCCTTTGCTATGCAGAGAGGATTTGAAGTAACTGGTGGAAAAGTAGCATGTAGCTCTGAACATAATCTAGCTCTTCATCCGATCGACGATGGCTTCATACACCGTCCAAGAGCAGAATGGTCtgttatttatatgaattgtGAATTGAACGATGCAGAAATTTGGTTAAAAAGTGCattgcaagaagaagaagaaagtactTCGTTACGACAGCCGGTTGAGAAATGTTATTGTCTTAGTGTTGCTCGAGTTAGCTATGGAAGAGAAGCTATGGTCACAGGAGTAAGCGGCGATAATCCAACTCATCGTTTAGCCGTACATGACTTAAAAGGAGCTTGGACTAAAACAAACAGAGATGTCGCATTTGCTCTTTttgattcatttattaaaacgcagcaacttaaaaaaaatttatcaacagCAGCTCTGAAAGGTTTTCATAGAGAAAGTACTTCTACACCacataaaaatagaatcaGAGCTGTTGAATCACAAAATACACCTACCCAAACAACACCATCAACATCTTCTAAACCACAACAAGGAGAAGCTGCTGGAATGTTGCAAAGATTAATTGCTGAAGCTGCCAACAAACCAGTAGCGTTCAGTGATGATTTATCAGTACAAACGAGAGGTCAACAATTACGCGGACTTGCAGCATGCCACCAGGATGACGTTTTACACAAAAATTGGCTCA TTGCATTAGTGAATAGCCAAGTATTATTGAAAGGAATCGAAACGCGCGGATATGTGATTTTATCAGCAGCAAAAGCAGAAATATTACAAAGGGTTCATCGGCCTgtatggaaagagagaacactTGTTTCAAAAACTACCTGGGTTGGTTCTTTAGAATGTATGCAGTATTATGCTACAGTTAGTGCAAATATTGATGATAATATTGATGACAATATTATGTGGTTGACATTGGATAACATACAG GAAAAAGATTCTACAGTGATAGCAGGTTTACCAGACGTACCAGCTCTTGTAGGATCAGGTCAAAGTGTAGGTGGTGTAGTTAGTCAGACCGTAGGTGGTGCTGGTGGACCACAACATCAATTACAACGTATTGTATCAAGATGTAAATGCGAGTTTTTTTATGTTGGCTATGGTCAAGCTTTAGATGTTGGATCTGTAGACAATATTCCACCACCACCAAGAGAAGAAGTCAGTTtatgggaaagaaaagaactatcAGCTGCAGATGCGTTTACATTAATGCATCATGATTTAGAT AGCCTCGCAGAAAAGAAGCTTCCGAACGATTACAAAGAATGA